TATAATAATAAGGCGGGGGAGGTGATGGAGATGGTGGAGGTGGAGATTTGTAAATATATGGAGgaggtggtgatggagatggcGGTGGTGgagatttataataatatgggGGAGGGGGAGATTTCAATGGAGGTGGAGGGGACTTGTAATAGTAaggaggtggtggtgatgggGACGGTGGAGGAGGAGATTTGTAAACATATGGGGgaggtggtgatggagatggtggtggtggagatttataataatatggCGGAGGAGGAGATTTCAATGGAGGTGGAGGGGACCTGTAATAGTAAGGAGGTGGTGGTGATTTCAatggaggtggaggagacttGTAATAGTAAGGAGGTGGTGGTGATTTCAatggaggtggaggagacttGTAATAGTAaggaggtggtggtgatggggatg
The Cucurbita pepo subsp. pepo cultivar mu-cu-16 chromosome LG16, ASM280686v2, whole genome shotgun sequence genome window above contains:
- the LOC111777084 gene encoding extensin-2-like; this translates as PSPSPPPPYYYKSPPPPLKSPPPPYYYKSPPPPLKSPPPPYYYRSPPPPLKSPPPPYYYKSPPPPSPSPPPPYVYKSPPPPSPSPPPPYYYKSPPPPLKSPPPPYYYKSPPPPSPSPPPPYIYKSPPPPSPSPPPPYYYKSPPPPFSSPPPPYYYKSPPPPY